Proteins from a genomic interval of Oncorhynchus kisutch isolate 150728-3 linkage group LG28, Okis_V2, whole genome shotgun sequence:
- the LOC116358101 gene encoding uncharacterized protein LOC116358101, which yields MWCSQQRQSDTGRLSLYHSQQRQSDTGRLSLYHSQQRPSDTGRLSLYHSQQRPSDTVRLSLYHSQQRQSDTVRLSLYHSQQRQSDTVRLSLYHSQQRPSDTGRLSLYHSQQRQSDTVRLSLYHSQQRPSDTGRLSLYHSQQRQSDTGRLSLYHSQQRQSDTGRLSLYHSQQRQSDTGRLSLYHSQQRQSDTGRLSLYHSQQRPSDTGRLSLYHSQQRQSDTGRLSLYHSQQRQSDTGRLSLYHSQQRQSDTGRLSLYHSQQRPSDTGRLSLYHSQQRQSDTGRLSLYHSQQRQSDTGRLSLYHSQQRQSDTGRLSLYHSQQRQSDTGRLSLYHSQQRQSDTGRLSLYHSQQRQSDTGRLSLYHSQQRPSDTGRLSLYHSQQRPSDTGRLSLYHSQQRPSDTGRLS from the exons ATGTGGTGTAGTCAACAAAGACAGTCTGATACTGGGAGGCTGAGTTTGTATCATAGTCAACAAAGACAGTCTGATACTGGGAGGCTGAGTTTGTATCATAGTCAACAAAGACCGTCTGATACTGGGAGGCTGAGTTTGTATCATAGTCAACAAAGACCATCTGATACTGTGAGGCTGAGTTTGTATCATAGTCAACAAAGACAGTCTGATACTGTGAGGCTGAGTTTGTATCATAGTCAACAAAGACAGTCTGATACTGTGAGGCTGAGTTTGTATCATAGTCAACAAAGACCGTCTGATACTGGGAGGCTGAGTTTGTATCATAGTCAACAAAGACAGTCTGATACTGTGAGGCTGAGTTTGTATCATAGTCAACAAAGACCGTCTGATACTGGGAGGCTGAGTTTGTATCATAGTCAACAAAGACAGTCTGATACTGGGAGGCTGAGTTTGTATCATAGTCAACAAAGACAGTCTGATACTGGGAGGCTGAGTTTGTATCATAGTCAACAAAGACAGTCTGATACTGGGAGGCTGAGTTTGTATCATAGTCAACAAAGACAGTCTGATACTGGGAGGCTGAGTTTGTATCATAGTCAACAAAGACCGTCTGATACTGGGAGGCTGAGTTTGTATCATAGTCAACAAAGACAGTCTGATACTGGGAGGCTGAGTTTGTATCATAGTCAACAAAGACAGTCTGATACTGGGAGGCTGAGTTTGTATCATAGTCaacaa AGACAGTCTGATACTGGGAGGCTGAGTTTGTATCATAGTCAACAAAGACCGTCTGATACTGGGAGGCTGAGTTTGTATCATAGTCAACAAAGACAGTCTGATACTGGGAGGCTGAGTTTGTATCATAGTCAACAAAGACAGTCTGATACTGGGAGGCTGAGTTTGTATCATAGTCAACAAAGACAGTCTGATACTGGGAGGCTGAGTTTGTATCATAGTCAACAAAGACAGTCTGATACTGGGAGGCTGAGTTTGTATCATAGTCAACAAAGACAGTCTGATACTGGGAGGCTGAGTTTGTATCATAGTCAACAAAGACAGTCTGATACTGGGAGGCTGAGTTTGTATCATAGTCAACAAAGACCGTCTGATACTGGGAGGCTGAGTTTGTATCATAGTCAACAAAGACCGTCTGATACTGGGAGGCTGAGTTTGTATCATAGTCAACAAAGACCGTCTGATACTGGGAGgctgagttaa